Proteins encoded together in one Xyrauchen texanus isolate HMW12.3.18 chromosome 50, RBS_HiC_50CHRs, whole genome shotgun sequence window:
- the LOC127641138 gene encoding protein BTG2-like, with product MTHGTEAEMTPEISAAASFVCRLLRSRGHLSDAQLQVFRDCLAHRLSEHYQHHWFPDRPQKGSGYRCIRINHEMDPLIGRAAGHIGLTSGQLFSLLPRELTLWVDPYEVSYRIGEDGSICVLYEAEPHVPSPAPSVRGPSAYDQTATCKYHFTMGGRTSPPKNYLMTVSS from the exons ATGACTCACGGTACCGAAGCAGAAATGACCCCGGAGATTTCGGCCGCGGCAAGTTTTGTGTGCAGGCTACTGCGCAGCCGCGGACACCTGAGTGACGCACAGCTCCAGGTGTTCAGAGACTGTCTTGCGCATCGACTCTCAG aacactaccagcatcactggttCCCCGACAGACCACAGAAGGGTTCCGGTTACCGCTGTATACGCATCAATCACGAAATGGACCCACTTATTGGCAGAGCAGCTGGACATATTGGACTGACTAGTGGGCAGCTGTTTTCTCTCCTGCCACGGGAGCTTACGCTCTGGGTTGACCCGTACGAAGTGTCGTACCGCATCGGCGAGGACGGCTCCATTTGCGTTCTGTACGAAGCGGAACCTCACGTCCCAAGCCCCGCCCCCAGTGTCAGAGGACCCTCAGCATACGACCAAACAGCCACCTGCAAATACCACTTCACGATGGGCGGCCGTACAAGTCCACCGAAAAACTACCTGATGACCGTGTCCAGCTAA